The genomic DNA ATGATGAAGGCAGTATATATCCAGCCATTACTGAGCCACACTTTCCCAACTATCCGGATATAGCAGATGCTAGTAAGGCGGAGTATATCTACAAGTTCAATGTGGAGGGTCCATCGGCACCGGTAATGTCCTCGACTGCAGGTAAGTCGGACGGTTCAAGTGGAGGGGCAGCAGCTTTTGTGAAATACGATTTTGTAGGAGCGACAGAGGAGCATAAAGGCTTCTCACCTCCAACCAAAACCGAAGGTGGTTTCGTACCCAAAGACCCACTCGTTTTAAGCGATGTTAACGAGCAAATCGATACAGTACCCTACGTGGATACTGGCTTTCAAGTAACGAAGCATTTCATTGACATAACTACAGGTGACCCACTCAGAGAGAATTCAACGAAAGTTATTGGTATGTGCTTAGCActtcttcaaaatatttataatattcaatttacGATCAactgattttgtttatttgcctCTTTTGCAGAAATCACTACACCTGACCCATTTAAGGATGTCATTCGAACTGAACAGCCGCCCGATCTGACCTCTCTTATTGAAGATAAGGACAATATTTTAGTTCACAAGCCCATACAACTACAGCCACCCAAGTTGTTTGAAGACCCCGAGAATCTAAGTCAGTCTCTTATACACATTACCACTGCAGTACCACAGTCAGCGAATGACGATGAGTCACCACCTCCTACAATGTTCGCCACAATCATTAATGAACATAACGATTTGAGACAGCCAAATGAGGAACACAAAAACACTATTGCGTCCTTTTTGGACTTACTTTTGGGTGGCGAACCCGATTTGGCTGAGAGTCATACTGCGGATAATTTGAGCCCGAGCAGTAGTACAGTGCCTCCTTTTAAAACTTTGCCACAAGCTTCGCTGGAACTTTTTCCCAACATTACCACCACGACATCTGCAACTGTAAAGCCAAAGAgagtggcaacaacaactatagTACCAACAAACTCAACGGCAACAAACACTACGAAACGGATTGCTGTTAAGACAAACTCTATCGCTTCGTCGGTCCCCGCATTCAGCAAGTGGAATGGAACTGCAACTgctgccaacaacaacactaagcCTAAGCTAAAACCGAAAACACCCGCAACACAAAAAAACCATGCGGGCGCCACATCCACTACCATCACAACAAAGACTTCATCAACAATGCGTCCAAAAAGTACTCGACCAAAATCGGGCTCGACACGCCGTCATACAACAAAGACTCCGATCGCTATAGCGGCAAGCCAAAAGCGAATGAACAACACAATGGCTCTGCGTAACCCCAATAGAAATACCACTACCAGTCCGCTGCCACCAACAGTATCACAAAGCACGGCGCCCGCAAACAAACCGCTGCAGCGTTCACCATTTGATACGCTGCCCTTTATGGACACTAGCTTTGAGGTTAAACGCACTACCGAGCGTCCATTTGTTGTCGGACAACACATCGATGGTGACTTTTTGGGCCTGCTGTATTATAAGAATTCACTGAATCAGGTCGAGGGGCTGGAACAGGCACGCGGAAGTGCTCTGCAAGGTGCGTCTTCATTCAGCAGCAATTCCACGGAGCGGacgactacaacaacaacgacggcGACAAGTGTACCGTTGGTGCAAAGAAACATCGAACAAATTATTTCGGCGACAACGTCGGCACCAGTCGCTTTAGACGCACTCGCAGCGGCAAATCCACTGGAAGCGCAACACACCGCCTCAAACAGTTTAATTGATCCGTCGGGTGTGCTCAAGCTGGCCGGCTGCAATATCTACGGGCGCATGTATCGGGTTGGTCGCATCATATTGGAGTTGTCCAGCCCGTGCTTGGAATGCAAATGCACCGAGGTGGGCGTGAAGTGTGGCCAATTAGCTTGTTAACTGACCGTGTGGATGCAATGTGTGGTTATAATAATTAAGATTGATTAGTTGTAGAAGCGCATGCGCGAAGCAGTAAGAATATTTATTACGGAGTGCGGTGCAGTTGACGTATGCTAGGTGGCGCCCGATCTTTAGCTTTAGTTTGATAGGAGAAGACGGAGACAAAAGCATTTGGTTTCGCGAAGAGTGAGACCAATTTGTTTATGAGTATTTTATCTTTAACtttaatgtgtatgtgtataagttGTATATTTAGcgagaatatatttataaaattagtcACTTAAGCTTAGTAGTAAGAGATTTTAATTGAGTTCGAAGCGAATCAatcagaaaattaaatataacgaGTTATCATAATACTTTAACTGTGATTTTCTAATGCTCAAGCCGAAGTTCTGCAAAAGAGATTATGGAGGGTGTTGACGGTTACAGGTTCATAAAAGAAACACTTTGtcgtaaaatatttaagtttgagGTTGTCCAATGGCGTTAAGTTTTTGTATAGGCAAATGCTTAAATTTGATTTCATTTCAACCCAATATGTGTACGCACTTAACCAGGGCCTTCAAATCACACGGCTACACCTGCTGggtaataaatacttttcacTTACCCAGTAAGGAAATTCataatgttttgaaattgtaaaaatagtTTATTCGCACGGAATACTAATGAAGTCTAATGCTATTCGGCCTCAAATTTCGATATTATATCGTGAATGATTACCTAAACCGATGTTCGCATATACAATGAAGTATATCATATATTGTTATATTCATTTCATATACTCAGCAAGCAGTAGTGGGTGGCATAATGACGTCTGATCACGTTGGAGAGCAGAAAACCGAAGCAGAGGCCGGCCGAAGCGCCGGCAATGTGAGCCTCCACACAGATACGCGGGTTTAAATTGTGCTTGACCAGAAAATGGTACACTGTGAGCGTAACGTCCGTGAGACACAAAATCAGTAGAGACGCAATGCGCAGATAACGGTAAGGCAGTTGACGAAAATTCTAGCGAATGAAAAggtttgaaaaataaagaattcGAGGTATCGCCACGACTCACCAACACCAAATGCGGCACATGATTGGTCAGCAGCGCGTAAACGCACGCCGATGCGCCCAGCAACGACAAATCTGGCTGAGAATATGCGGTGATTAAAGAGCCAGAGATTCCTCCCGCAGCATAAATCATGGCCACTTGCCAGTGACTCTGCTCGCTCTCCAAACAAAAGCCAATAAGGCACTGTGAATTAAAGGGAGAATGGAGAAAATGAGGAGCTTGGGGAgagaagttatttttttttgaagattattggAGAAATATTGAAGCTGTGTAATTACagtaggaaaaatttgcatttcatattttttcattagcCGAAACATTCAGCAATCATTTCGTGAACTTTCAGGTTGATATGGTTTACTTGCCTGTAATGACACGTTCAATAGCAGATGCATGAGATCGGAATGTAGTAAAGTGTAGGTGAAGTAGCGCCAGACTTCGTAGGGATGTCCAGGAATTAGCATCAAACGCTGAGTGAGACAGTCATTGGCGATGAAGTAGACGGTTAGCTGTGGTGTTTCATAAgacaaaatgcaaatatatatatatattattttaactacCACAAACTtagaaaatttactatatatttttttgtgtaattaaaAATCTAAGTAACATCCAGTAACCATTGGAAAATCGGCGCTCAAGTATGCTTACGAAGTCAAATGCCTGTGTAATATcactgaaaaaatttttcaacagaACGACCGTGGACTAACTTAATGTTATAACATGCGGATAAAAAAAAACCCTGAGAGTTCTACAACGGGATCACTTTTACTTTTTAGAAGAAGACTCAACGTATTTCGAAAGATGTGTTGTATATGACGACTTTAACAAACACATGACTGTTAATTTCAAAACCGAATGGTATAAACAAATTCTCTACCTTATTTAAATTCAACTCAAAAAGCATTTATGGTGCTATCAACATTGATTTTGTTCCACTTCCTTTCCTTATACCGTTACCAAACTCTTGAAGGCGGTTTTAAAAAATGAGCAGCATTACTCGTAGCTTACAATAACAAAGGGATACCCATTGacataattgatgaaatcacAAAACCGCAATCGATTTGACAAACGCATGGCTTGCAATTTTCATACGGCGATATGGAGCAAGTGTAAGGAGATGATATGGCTTCAGGCATTGGTTTTCTGTGCAAGTGTGTTGTTTTCTCGAATGTCGAGAGACAagccaacaataacaaaaaacgcACTACACTTGGCGCAGAGAATAATATATAAAGCAAACGCAGATCGAAAGCTGTTATGAATAACGGCCAATCTCATCTCTAAAATGTTTCAAAACTAAATTATTAGATTTACTTCTGCttcttttcactttttattttggCAAACCATATAagcattagggtggagcgaaaaaacattttgtttggtttaaactcttcacatttatgtaaaaattgccgagtttgacggtttttgactcaacatttattttaacgcttaagagaATCacgttgtcgtttaagactttttttaaaactccaataatgaactcgaaatttactttaagaaTGAATGTTCTGCCTatggataataaaaaaaaaaattttccaaaaattttcttgttttataatatacaaattttaccctcaggctgagcaaaaaaaatttttttttagctccACCCTAATAAGCATGCCtcatatacacttacatatggTACTTGTGGCAAGCACAAAACCGCAAAATATTCTGTGCTAACACATGCCCAACGAACCGCCACCCCAGCATtttcacacgcacacatacacccacATTTGCGATTTTATCGTTCCTACGCAATCGAAAGTATAACAGCGCAATCACTTCAAAAGTGAACTGTTCTGCAGTTTtgcttatttcatttttttttattcgattttatCTTTAATATTATAATCAAATTGATTGCCcgtctttttgttgttgttgtgttatatGCTTTAAGTGTAAACAGTTGCGAGCGAAAGTGAGTAAAAACAGACCAAAGCGAGTGCAATGACTTTCTTAGGTTCTACCATACActctcacacacacgcacacacgcacacacgtgTTAAGAGAGGAGCAGCGTATAAATCGAGGGCGATAAAGTATTGCTCATACGCCCGTCGCACATGCATTGCCTTAAGCGCCTTTTTCGCAATAAAAGCAAATGTTTCATTATTTTCACTTGAAGGCTGTACTTCACCTGCACACACGACATAACGGTAAGGAACCATGGCATGCGCCACAAATATGTATGCTCGCGCTTCGCTAAATCAGCGGAAGCAATTGACGCGACCGGCATTAGGGCGTTTGGCAAAAGTAGCTGCTCAGTCGCCAGCGTGGAAGCAGTCTTTGGTGGCAGACACGCGTGCCCTTCCTCACTTGTGCGTTCACCATCACTGCGTTGCTTTTCGCTGCCACATTTGCAACATGCGGCAATGGTGCTCTTCATTCGCATTTTATTTGCGGTCATTGTAGCGATACGAACGCAGTCAAGTTCAAGTTGAGATTTGCAATGTAGTAACGCGCTGCGCGGCTATCAGCTTCCCTAATGGCCTAGCTTATCAGCGCGATAATGATGAATTGACTTTAGCTATTGCTCTTTGTCTTCCCCCCTTGCTGACTTGCACTGAGAAATTTTTATGTTCACCGCGACGCGTGCACCCACAACGCCGCCACACAACTGATCGAACGGTGTTGAGCATCGATCATAATCGGCTGCGTTCGCCGTGCGCGCATACCTACAAATGCGGGGGTGCAAAGGGTTTTGCATGAATgcgttatttttaatattactcaAAGTTAAGCATTCAGTGACGATTGCCAATGACAATGGCCTAAGCGGCTATTTTGCGCGCTAAATTGTAAATGCAATTAATATTTGCACACTCTTCACttcatttgtattatatatcaCATTTTATAACGCTTAATGTAATCTTATAATTATGTGACTAATAATTCTTgttaatatgtaatattttgttgttatttattgtcTATATTTTGGTTGTATTGCTAAATTTTTGTATACGTCGTTTATTAAGTTATGTATTACCAATTATTTTGCATATCTTTAGGCATTTAGTTAGTTTCCGGTGTGAGATCATTTCCTGCGATCTGGGGTTCGTGTATGTGCTACACTGTTTaaccaaaataacaacaaaccgTAGCCTACACAAAGGCGCAAACTAATTACTTCAAGTTGAATTATCTTGTGTGTAAATTGTAAATTGAGAAAGTTACCAGAAAATTCTAAACCCGTTTAAAAGTTTCTATGAGTGCAATGCTTTCTTCGAAGAATGGCAGTATATATTTCACTCTTCCAACGTGAACTAAGcgcttataatatatgtatatatgtagtacttACAATATGTATACATCATTATCACTTCTTTCTCGT from Bactrocera oleae isolate idBacOlea1 chromosome 3, idBacOlea1, whole genome shotgun sequence includes the following:
- the rho-6 gene encoding protein rhomboid: MTANKMRMKSTIAACCKCGSEKQRSDGERTSEEGHACLPPKTASTLATEQLLLPNALMPVASIASADLAKREHTYLWRMPWFLTVMSCVQLTVYFIANDCLTQRLMLIPGHPYEVWRYFTYTLLHSDLMHLLLNVSLQCLIGFCLESEQSHWQVAMIYAAGGISGSLITAYSQPDLSLLGASACVYALLTNHVPHLVLNFRQLPYRYLRIASLLILCLTDVTLTVYHFLVKHNLNPRICVEAHIAGASAGLCFGFLLSNVIRRHYATHYCLLSI